The DNA window GGATGAGTCCTTGCTAAATTGGGAATCAATTGGCCGGCTGGATCTTTTACGTGATGGAAGTCAAATTGAAAAAGCAAGCCTTTTGTTTAGTAAAGTTGAGGATATAGCTATTGATGCACAAGTCAAAAAACTGACCGATTCAAAAAAAGTAAATGAATCAAAAAAAGCAGTTGTGGCCGTTAAGGATGAGATTGAATTCGATGATTTCACGAAAATGGATATACGCTTAGTTAAGATTTTGGAAGCGGAACGAATTCCCAAGACTGATAAGCTTTTAAAGCTTAAAATTGATTTGGGCTTTGAACAAAGAACAATCGTGTCGGGAATTGCGCATATGTATAAGCCCGAAGAACTAATAGGTAAACAAGCAACTTATCTGGCCAATTTGAAACCACGAAAAATTAAAGGAGTTGAGTCGGCTGGTATGATTTTAATGGTGCAGGCAAATGATGGTAGTTTGAAACTACTTAACCCTGATGGAGAAGGGGAAGTTGGCAGTACAATTGGTTAAGTTGAAAAAGACAGCGAAGACAAAGCCGAATAGAAGAAGATAAATGAAACAAAAACTCGAAGAATTAAATAAGAAGTTCAAAGGAGCAAAATCAGAGGAAATTTTGGCCTTTGTGCTGAATGAGCATAAATGCAAAGCAGCTTTTTCAACCAGCTTGGGAGCCGAAGATCAGGTTATTACCGACATGATGGTTAAAGTTGATGCTTGTGCAAAAATCTTTACACTCGACACTGGGCGCCAGTTTTATGAAACATACGACACCCTCGACAAAACAAATGCTAAATATGGAATCAATATCGAAATTATGTTTCCAGATGCCTTCGAAGTGGAAAGCATGGTGAAGGAAAAGGGTATTAACCTTTTTTATGAAAGCATTGAAAACAGAAAGAACTGTTGTAACATTAGAAAACTTCAGCCATTAAAACGAGCATTAAAAAGCTATGAAGTTTGGATTACCGGAATTCGCAGAGAACAGTCTGTTACACGAGAAGATATGCAGTTGTTTGAGTGGGATAACGATCTTCAAATGGTGAAGGTTAATCCGTTACTTGACTGGTCAGAGAAAGATACCTGGAAATATATACGAGAAAACAAGGTTCCATATAATATTCTTCATGACAAAGGCTATCCCAGTATTGGGTGTGCCCCATGCACACGAGCTGTTGAAAAAGGAGAAAATCCAAGGAATGGACGCTGGTGGTGGGAGAATGCAGACACCAAAGAGTGCGGACTTCACTTGCATGTGAAAACAAGCTAAGAATAAGACAATGCGTGGTTCATTAATACATAACAACAAAGAGCAACCTTCGGTATTAAATCAGTTGTTTGTACTTATAATGGCATTTCTTGTCGCGATGTTTTTTGTCGTTTTTTCCAGCAAATTAATTGGACAATATATTTTTCATATTGATATAGCGAATATCGACTTTAGTTCAAGTAGAGAAATTGGACTGGGAAAGTTTTTTCAGGTGTATCAAATGCTATTTTTATTTGGAATTCCAGCCCTAATAATGAGTTATTTTCTCAAAGTTCCATTTGGCAATTTTTTCAAAATTAATAAAAGACCTAAGGCAAGTTATTTATTGTTTGCTACGCTATTACTGTTTGCCGTAATTCCGTTTAATGATTGGATTATCAGGCTCAACGAATCAATGACCCTCCCTTCATTTTTAGCACCTATTGAAGCCTGGATGCGTAATTCCGAAGACATGCTTTCAAAGCAAATGGAAGCCTTCTTAAGCATGGAAAGCATCAGTTCTTTGCTTATTAATGTGTTTGTAATTGCCTTTATTCCCAGCATTATGGAAGAACTGTTCTTTCGGGGGTTGATTCAGGGATTACTTTCAAAATGGTTTAAAAGCATACATTTTTCAATTATCATAACCGCTGTTTTTTTCAGTGCGGTGCATATGCAATTTTATGGTTTCTTTCCACGATTAATGCTTGGGGTATTTCTGGGTTATTTATACTTTTGGTCAGGAAACCTATGGACGGCAATCTATTTTCATTTCCTTAACAATTTGCTGAGTGTTCTGTTATTATTTGTCATACAGCACAATCTGGTAAATGAACAAAAACTAGAAGATATGAATCAATCAAACTTGGCTATTATTATTAGTTTTGCCATAACTGCAACTGTTTTTTTATTGCTGGCAAACTATTACTCAAAAAAGAGGAACAAAGAAGGTGACTGGCAAGGCGTTTTTAGTTGTAGCAAAACGGCTGAAGCAGAAATAATAAAAGGAAAACTTGAAAACGAAAACATAACAGCAGTGATCATGAAAAAAAGAGACTCCTCTTTTCTGTCTTTCGGCAAAATCGAGATCATGGTTAAACCTGAAGATGCCGAAAAAGCACTGGCATTAATTAATACTATTGAGAATGAATAATTTCGTGCAAAGAACCTTGACTGGCGTTTTGTTCGCAATTGTTATGTTAGGAAGCATATATTTTAGCAAATATAGCTTCATTGTCATATTCATCATTATTAATATGGTTGCCTTGCTAGAGTTCTATAGCAGAACGGAAGAGAACAGTCTAAGACTAATACATGGAATTGGTTTGGTTGCAGGAAGTGTACTATTGTTGTTTATTACGTTCTGGCAATTAGGCCTGATACCCGCTTCCTATCTTTTACTTTTTGTTGCATTGATTTTTACCATATTGGCTTTTGCATTATTTGAATCCAATGAACAAGCGTTCACCATTCTTGGAAAGATTTTCACAGGATTGTTGTGGATTAGTTTGCCGATAGGATTGTTGCTATGGTTTGCCATAAGTAAATCGAATTATACTTGGCAATTGGTAGCTATTCCATTGGTATTAACATGGATTAATGATGTATTTGCCTATTTAGGGGGGATGTTGTTTGGTAAGCATAAGTTAGCGCCTAAATTATCTCCCAAAAAAACAATTGAAGGATCAATAACTGGAATTGTTTTTACAGCAGGAGCAGCCTTTGCCATTTCCATTTATGTTGGAACGCAATCAGCCTTTGTTTGGCTTATCCTTGGAGTAATTATAGCTGTATCAGCAATTTTTGGCGATTTGGTTGAATCAAAATGGAAGAGAGGGCTGGGGATAAAAGATAGTGGCAAACTACTTCCCGGTCATGGCGGCTTGCTAGATCGCTTTGATGCATTCCTTTTTGTGATTCCATTTTATGTAATTTTTATTAAACTATTTGTAAGTTAATATGGCAATGAATATTCATCCTGAAGGAAGAAAAATAACCATTTGGGTATTAGTTGTGTTGTTTTTGATACTACTGACAATTTCATTTTTTGTTAGCCCCTACCTGCTCGTAATATGCATTTTAGCCGCTACTCTTTTATTGGCATTTATGCTTTACTTCTTCAGGCATCCTGAAAGAAATATTGAGTCTTCTGACGTTGAGATCATTTCTCCAGCTGATGGAAAGATTATTATTATGGAAAAGATTTTTGAAAAGGAATATTTCAAAAAAGACATGATGAAAATATCTATTTTTATGTCGGTGTGGGATGTTCATTTGAATAGAGTACCTATAAATGGGCTTATTGCATATCAAAAATATCACCCAGGAAAATATCTTATAGCTGCAAATCCAAAGGCATCGGACTTAAATGAACGAAACACGGTGGTTATTAAAACCAAATCAGGCGAGGAGGTGCTAACGCGTCAAATTGCAGGAGGTGTTGCAAGAAGAATTCGTCCGTATACCGTTCTCGAAGAAGAAGTGAAACGTGGGCAGGAATTGGGTTTCATTCGATTTGGTTCTCGCCTTGATTTATTTATTCCTGTATCAGCAGAAATTAAGGTGAAGCTTGGCGAAAAAGTAAAAGGAAATATTAGCCTGATTGCGCGTCTTCAATAGTATAAAAATTATTGGAATACATTAGGTTATTAGTTAAAAATTGGCTTAATTTGTTAAATGACTCAGAGAGTAGAACATAGTTACGAATTTAGCTTTAAGGCCAAAGATGAACTTCTTTATACCTATATTTCAACACCTTACAATTTATCGTCTTGGTTTGCAGATGATGTGAAAGCAGATGGCGATGTTTATGTGTTTACTTGGAAGGGTAGTAGCGAAAAAGCCAGAGCAACAAAAAGGGTTTTTAAGAAGAAACTGGTTTTTCAATGGATGGAACGCGATGCTGAAGAGTTTTTGACTTTTCTCATTTCAACAGACGAGGTTACAGGTAGCACATTGCTTGTTATCAAGGATTATGATGACATAGAACAATACGATGAAAGCTATATGATGTGGGAAAACACCATTCAAAAACTTAAAAGAATTATTGGAGGCTAGTTTAAAGCATTAACCCCAAACAATAAATATTAGGGTAATAATTCTGGAGAATTTATTTGCAATGGATTCTTAATTTGTTTATCCTCCAAAGCAAAATCAATTACCTGCTCAGCACGCTTCACATAGTGGAAACTCAATCCCGCAACATATTTTTCATTGATATCTTCCACATCTTTACGGTTGTTTTCACAAAGAATAATGCTGTTAATACCTCTACGCTTGGCTGCAAGAATTTTCTCTTTTACACCTCCCACTGGCAAAACAACACCTCTGAGCGTTAATTCACCAGTCATGGCAATATTCTTTTTAGTATTTCGCTGTGTGAACAAAGATACCAGTGATGTTAGCAAGGTAATACCTGCAGAAGGCCCTTCTTTTGGTACGGCACCTTCTGGCACATGAATATGAACATCCCAATGTGCTAAGGCTTTAATATCAATTCCATATGTTTTATAATTCGACTTCAGGAAAGTAAATGCAAGTTGGGCAGATTCTTTCATAACATCACCCAGCTTTCCGGTAAGTATAATGTTTCCTTTTCCGGGGCATAAACTGGTTTCTATATACAAAACATCTCCTCCTGATGGTGTCCATGCTAAACCAGTTACAACACCTGGCAAATTATCGCCCACATAAGTGTCGGTATCAAATATTTTGGGTCCTAAAATATTTTGCACTTTAGCAACTCCTAGAGTTGGTTTAAAATCTTTTTGTGTTAAAAGTGATTTTGTCTGATAACGGCATAGTTTAGCTATTTTCTTTTCCAGACCACGAACGCCAGACTCACGTGTATAATGATCAATTATTGTTTGTAAACTATTTTCTGGAAGTTTAAAATTCTTGGTTTTTAATCCATGCATTTCGCGCTGCTTGGGAATGAGATAATCTTTGGCAATATGCGTTTTCTCATCCATTAAATAACCATTCAATTCTATAATTTCAAGACGATCTCTCAGGGCAGGATGGATTGTATCCAGATTATTAGCTGTGGCCACAAACATCACATGCGATAAATCATATTCCATTTCCAGGTAATTGTCGTAGAAATTGGAGTTTTGCTCTGGATCAAGTACTTCCAGCAAAGCTGATGCAGGATCTCCTTTGAAATCATTACCAACTTTATCAATTTCATCCAAAACAATAACAGGATTAGATGTTTTTGCTTTTTTTATTGACTGAATGATTCGGCCAGGCATAGCACCAATATAGGTTTTGCGATGCCCCCTGATTTCTGCTTCATCATGCAATCCGCCAAGCGACATGCGAATATATTTACGTCCCATTGATCGAGCTATCGATTTACCAAGTGATGTTTTACCAACTCCCGGAGGTCCGTATAAACACAAAATCGGACTTTTCATATCTCCTTTCAAACTGATAACAGAAAGATATTCAAGGATGCGCTCTTTTACTTTTTCCAGTCCGTAATGATCCTGATCAAGGATGTCTTGGGCTTTATTAAGATCTTTGTTGTCTTTGGTGTACTCTTGCCACGGCAGGTCAAGAAGCAACTCTATGTAATTGGCAATTACAGAATATTCTGCAGCTGCCGGATTCATGCGGTTTAGTTTTTGAATTTCTTTATCGAAAACTTCCTTTGCTTCCTTCGACCATTTCTTTTTCTCGGCACGCTTGATAAAATCTTCAAGTTCTTGCTCAGGTGTGTTCAGGCCAAGTTCTTCATGAATTGTTTTAAGCTGCTGATGCAGATAAAAATCCCGTTGTTGTTTGTCGATATCAGTCTTCACCTTGTCCTGAATCTCATTCTTAATTTTAAGCATTTCAATTTCTTTGCTTAAATAATCAAGAATAAGCATAGCCTTTTTCTTGGCATTGTGTAACTCAAGAATCTTCTGTTTGTCTTTTACCTCTACATTCATATTAGAGGCAATGAAATTCATGAGATAGGCAGGTGCATTCAAGTTCTTGAGGGCGATGTTTGCCTCTTTGGGAATATTGGGCGAAAGATCAATTATTTGCGCAGAAATTTCTTTCATGGCATCAATCATTCCCTTGAACTTTTTGTCGATGCTTGGTTTATCCGCTTCAATTATACTAATTTCGGCTTTCATATATGGTTCAGTTTGAACCATTTTCTGTATTTCAAATTTTTGAACACCCTGAATAATAACCATGGTGTTTTCATCAGGCAGCTTAATTTTTTTGATGATATGCGCTACAGTTCCCGTTTTATAAATATCTTCTTCTCCGGGATTTTCCATGTCCTCCGAAAGCTGAGCAACTACACCAATTTTACGATCTCCTTTATAGGCATCATTGATTAGCTCAACCGACATTTCGCGGCTAACCGTAATTGGAATAACCGTGTTTGGAAACAAAACAGTATTGCGAAGTGAAAGAATTGGAAGTGTATCTGGAATGTTTTTACTGCTAATGTCTTCTTCTTCATTAGGAAGAATCGATATAAATTCATTCATATCCTCTGGATCATCTGAACTGATGAAAGCAATTGAGTCTTGATATTCTTTTTTGGAACCCATATATGGAATTAATTAAGCGTCTAATCTAATTTGTTACGGGAGAAGTATTAGAAAATAGTATGCCCAAAACACAAATCAGTCAAAAAGGCAGAAGGTGTTGTGTATTAATACATTAATGCGGTCGTATCAAAACTGTATTTATCCCAATTCTTGTTATCACTTTATTTTCATAGAATTAAGCAAAGAAAGTATTTTTGAAACATCAAAGATCGATCAGGCTTTCTGTATCTCATAAAATAGTGTTTGATAAGTATGGGGACAAAAAGTTTGCTAAATATTTATTATATGCAACAAAAGCAGTTACTTGTAATTGGCGGGGGAATAAGTGGAATAACATCGACTATTGAAATGGCAGAAGTTGGTCATATGGTTACTCTGGTCGAGCAAAAGCCATATTTGGGAGGAAAAGTTGTTCAATTTAGCCAATATTTCCCAAAACTTTGTCCACCACAATGTGGTTTGGAAATCAATTTTAATCGCATTCGCAAAAATCCCAGACTACGTATTTTAAGCTCCTCGGTAGTTGAAAAAATTGATGGTTCTAAGGGAAACTTTTCCGTCAGAATAAAAAAACAAGCAGAACTAATAAGTTCAAATTGCACAGCTTGTGGCAAATGTGCTGATGTATGTCCGATTGAAAGAGAAAATGAATTCAACTATAATTTAGACAAGACCAAAGCGGCATATCTTCCTCACGAAATGGCATTTCCATTTAAATATACCATTGACGAGAGCGTTTGTCAGAAAAATGATTGCAAAAAGTGCCTTGAAGTATGTGACTATGATGCTATTAATTTGAACGCAGAATCTGAAATAATTGAAGAGACATTTCATTCAGTTGTTTATGCAACAGGCTGGGAACCATATGATGTGTCAAAACTTGATTCGATGCAATTTGGCAAACATCCGGATATTATTACAAATGTCGTATTCGAGCGATATGCTGCTCCCAACGGACCAAGTAAGGGCAAAATCGTGAAGCCCTCTAATCAGGAAGCCCCTAAAACAATCGCATTTGTTCAGTGTGCAGGTTCACGTGATGAAAATCATTTACCCTATTGTTCTGCAGTGTGTTGTTCAGCATCGTTAAAACATGCGCTTATTGCCAGTGAACAACTCAAGGATGTGCGTATAAAAATATTTTTTATTGATATGCGGGTAAGCGGACGAAACGAAGATTTCCTTAATCAGGTTAAGGCAGATAAGAATATTGAACTGATCAAAGGAAAGGCAGGTAGAATTAATATTGAGAATGACGGACTGAGTATTGAAGCCGAAGATATTTTGTCAGGGCTAAAAACAAAAACCCAAGCAGATCTTATTGTGTTGGCAAGTGGAATTCAATCAAAAGGAAATTTGTCAAAACAGTTTAGAGATGAATATGGTTTTTTAATGCCGGATAAATTAACGGATGGAATTTATGTGACAGCATGCGCAAAAAAACCACAAGATGTTTCATCCTCATTAAAAGATGCAACAGGTGTTTCACTTAAAGCAATTCAAAACTAGGAGGGGAATATGGAAAAAAAAATAGGACTATATATCTGTAGCGGATGCGAAATAGGTAATAGTATTGACATATCGCTTCTGGAAAAAGTTGGCTTGGAATACAAGGTTCATCTTTGTAAAAGTCATCCCAAACTTTGTCAGAAGGAAGCAGGGCAAATGATTTCACAAAACATAGATGCAGAGAAATTGGATGGACTTGTTGTGGCAGCCTGTTCTCCCCGTGTTTTTACGAAAGAGTTTGCGTTCGAAATATTGACTGAGCGTGTTAATATTAGAGAGTTAGTGGTTTGGAGTCATGAGGCTAATGATGAAGATACCAGCATGCTTGCTGAAGATGCACTGCGAATGAGTTTTGCTAAAATTAAAGCAATACTAAGTCCCACACCCTTTATTCCTGAAAACTTAAGTTCAGATATTTTGGTTATTGGCGGTGGTATTTCAGGAATCACAGCTGCCATTGAAGGGGCAAAAGCAGGTTATAAAATTACATTGGTTGAGAAAGAAGCCGAGCTTGGTGGCTGGTCAAATCATTTGCACAAACAACTACCATTGCACTCACCATTTGATTATTTGGAGGCACCTGTAATTAATCAAAAGATTAAAGATCTAAAAACACAAGATAATGTTGATTTTCTGACTTCCTCTTGCATCAAAGAAATCTCGGGTCAGCCCGGAGAATTTGAGGTAATAATTGACCAAGAAGGGAAAGAGATTCATAAAAAAGTAGCTTCAGTTGTTATGGCTACAGGTTGGAAGCCTTATGATGCCAATAATCTTGGAGAACTTGGTTTTGGGAAATCGGAAGATATTATCACCAATCTGGAGTTTGAAAAAATGGCTAAGGCTGGTAAAATTGTGAAACCATCTGATGGTGAAATTCCAAAGCAAATACTATTCATTCAATGTGCTGGCTCAAGAGACGAAAAACACTTATCCTATTGTTCAAATTACTGTTGTGGAACTTCATTGAAACAAGCTCAATATATTCGAGAGTATAGTAAAGACACCTCTGTTTTTGTCGTTTATAAAGATATTCGCACTCCCGGAAAATTTGAGGAATTCTATAAAAAAGCCCAAAATGATGATCAAATTTTTCTGACCAAAGGTGAAATTGAAAATGTTACTGTTGATGAAGATAAAATCATTGTTGATGTAAACAAAACCCTTTTAGGAGATGATATTCAGCTGGAAGTTGATTTGGTTGTGTTGGCAGTAGGAATGACGCCAAATAATACGGAAGACTTAAATCTGAAATATCGTTTGGGGAAAGGCCTGCCGGAATTGAAATACGATTTTGCAGATTCCCATTTCATTTGTTTCCCATACGAAAGCAGAAGAACAGGAATATATGCAGCCGGATCTTTACGATCCCCAATGGATATTGCTTCAAGCATTGATGATGCACAGGGTGCCATGTTAAAAGCCATTCAATGTGCGGAGGCCACCAAGCGGGGAGAGGCTGTTCATCCTCGGTCAGGCGATCAGTCACATCCTGAAATATATTTTTCACGTTGTACAGATTGTAAGCGCTGTACGGAAGAATGTCCTTTTGGAAGCTATGATGAGAACGAAAAGGGAACACCAATTCCAAATCCTACACGTTGCCGAAGATGTGGTATTTGTATGGGTGCTTGTCCTGAGCGTGTGATTTCATTTGAAGATTTCAATATCAATGCTGTTTCGGAAATGATAAAAGCAGTAGAGGTGCCGGATGAATTTGAAGAAAAACCAAGAATTCTGGCTTTTGTTTGTGAAAATGATGCCTATCCGGCTTTTGATATGGCAGGGCAAAAACGATTGAAGTATAGCCCTTATGTTCGGATTATTCCTGTGCGATGCTTAGGTTCTGTCAATAAAATATGGATTTCTGATGCCCTTTCAAAAGGATATGATGGTATTCTGCAAATAGGTTGTAAGCCTGGAGACAATTACCAATGTCATTTTATTCATGGCAGTGAATTAACCGAAAAACGGGGCGAAAACTTTCAGGAAGTATTGGAGAAAATGATGCTTGAATCGGAACGCATTAGAACAGAATTTCTTGAAATTAACGAGTATGACAAAATCCCTCAAATAATAAATGATTATATGGAGGAAATTGAATTGATTGGACCGAATCCGTTTAAGGATATGTAGCTACTCGTAACTGGTAGCTTGTTTTCTCGCTAAAAGTAATTAGTAAAATGGTTATAGTTATGAGTTATAGAAATTTAGAAATCTGGAAACTTGCAAGAAAAAATGTAATTGACATTCACAAAATGACATTGACAAAGCTTCCCAAGTTTGAAATGTTTGAGGAAGGAAGTCAAATAAGAAGATCTTCTAAATCTGTTCGATCAAAAATTGTTGAGGGTTATGGAAGGAGAAAATATACAGGTGATTATTTGCGATTCTTGACCTATTCTATTTCTTCAAACGATGAAACAATAGACCATCTGGAGACTCTTCTTGAAACAGAATCTTTAAAAGATGAGGCATTATACAAAGAAATATGGAACAATATTGATCATCTTGGGAAAATGCTTAATAGGTTTATTCAATCAATCGAAAACGCTAAATAAATGAGCAACGAAATGTCAGCTACAGGCTACAAGCAGCCAACTGGGAGCAACCAGCCACAAGCAACCAGCTACGAGCAGCG is part of the Bacteroidota bacterium genome and encodes:
- a CDS encoding phosphoadenylyl-sulfate reductase; translation: MKQKLEELNKKFKGAKSEEILAFVLNEHKCKAAFSTSLGAEDQVITDMMVKVDACAKIFTLDTGRQFYETYDTLDKTNAKYGINIEIMFPDAFEVESMVKEKGINLFYESIENRKNCCNIRKLQPLKRALKSYEVWITGIRREQSVTREDMQLFEWDNDLQMVKVNPLLDWSEKDTWKYIRENKVPYNILHDKGYPSIGCAPCTRAVEKGENPRNGRWWWENADTKECGLHLHVKTS
- a CDS encoding CPBP family intramembrane metalloprotease translates to MRGSLIHNNKEQPSVLNQLFVLIMAFLVAMFFVVFSSKLIGQYIFHIDIANIDFSSSREIGLGKFFQVYQMLFLFGIPALIMSYFLKVPFGNFFKINKRPKASYLLFATLLLFAVIPFNDWIIRLNESMTLPSFLAPIEAWMRNSEDMLSKQMEAFLSMESISSLLINVFVIAFIPSIMEELFFRGLIQGLLSKWFKSIHFSIIITAVFFSAVHMQFYGFFPRLMLGVFLGYLYFWSGNLWTAIYFHFLNNLLSVLLLFVIQHNLVNEQKLEDMNQSNLAIIISFAITATVFLLLANYYSKKRNKEGDWQGVFSCSKTAEAEIIKGKLENENITAVIMKKRDSSFLSFGKIEIMVKPEDAEKALALINTIENE
- a CDS encoding phosphatidate cytidylyltransferase, producing the protein MNNFVQRTLTGVLFAIVMLGSIYFSKYSFIVIFIIINMVALLEFYSRTEENSLRLIHGIGLVAGSVLLLFITFWQLGLIPASYLLLFVALIFTILAFALFESNEQAFTILGKIFTGLLWISLPIGLLLWFAISKSNYTWQLVAIPLVLTWINDVFAYLGGMLFGKHKLAPKLSPKKTIEGSITGIVFTAGAAFAISIYVGTQSAFVWLILGVIIAVSAIFGDLVESKWKRGLGIKDSGKLLPGHGGLLDRFDAFLFVIPFYVIFIKLFVS
- a CDS encoding phosphatidylserine decarboxylase family protein gives rise to the protein MNIHPEGRKITIWVLVVLFLILLTISFFVSPYLLVICILAATLLLAFMLYFFRHPERNIESSDVEIISPADGKIIIMEKIFEKEYFKKDMMKISIFMSVWDVHLNRVPINGLIAYQKYHPGKYLIAANPKASDLNERNTVVIKTKSGEEVLTRQIAGGVARRIRPYTVLEEEVKRGQELGFIRFGSRLDLFIPVSAEIKVKLGEKVKGNISLIARLQ
- the lon gene encoding endopeptidase La — translated: MGSKKEYQDSIAFISSDDPEDMNEFISILPNEEEDISSKNIPDTLPILSLRNTVLFPNTVIPITVSREMSVELINDAYKGDRKIGVVAQLSEDMENPGEEDIYKTGTVAHIIKKIKLPDENTMVIIQGVQKFEIQKMVQTEPYMKAEISIIEADKPSIDKKFKGMIDAMKEISAQIIDLSPNIPKEANIALKNLNAPAYLMNFIASNMNVEVKDKQKILELHNAKKKAMLILDYLSKEIEMLKIKNEIQDKVKTDIDKQQRDFYLHQQLKTIHEELGLNTPEQELEDFIKRAEKKKWSKEAKEVFDKEIQKLNRMNPAAAEYSVIANYIELLLDLPWQEYTKDNKDLNKAQDILDQDHYGLEKVKERILEYLSVISLKGDMKSPILCLYGPPGVGKTSLGKSIARSMGRKYIRMSLGGLHDEAEIRGHRKTYIGAMPGRIIQSIKKAKTSNPVIVLDEIDKVGNDFKGDPASALLEVLDPEQNSNFYDNYLEMEYDLSHVMFVATANNLDTIHPALRDRLEIIELNGYLMDEKTHIAKDYLIPKQREMHGLKTKNFKLPENSLQTIIDHYTRESGVRGLEKKIAKLCRYQTKSLLTQKDFKPTLGVAKVQNILGPKIFDTDTYVGDNLPGVVTGLAWTPSGGDVLYIETSLCPGKGNIILTGKLGDVMKESAQLAFTFLKSNYKTYGIDIKALAHWDVHIHVPEGAVPKEGPSAGITLLTSLVSLFTQRNTKKNIAMTGELTLRGVVLPVGGVKEKILAAKRRGINSIILCENNRKDVEDINEKYVAGLSFHYVKRAEQVIDFALEDKQIKNPLQINSPELLP
- a CDS encoding CoB--CoM heterodisulfide reductase iron-sulfur subunit A family protein, with the protein product MQQKQLLVIGGGISGITSTIEMAEVGHMVTLVEQKPYLGGKVVQFSQYFPKLCPPQCGLEINFNRIRKNPRLRILSSSVVEKIDGSKGNFSVRIKKQAELISSNCTACGKCADVCPIERENEFNYNLDKTKAAYLPHEMAFPFKYTIDESVCQKNDCKKCLEVCDYDAINLNAESEIIEETFHSVVYATGWEPYDVSKLDSMQFGKHPDIITNVVFERYAAPNGPSKGKIVKPSNQEAPKTIAFVQCAGSRDENHLPYCSAVCCSASLKHALIASEQLKDVRIKIFFIDMRVSGRNEDFLNQVKADKNIELIKGKAGRINIENDGLSIEAEDILSGLKTKTQADLIVLASGIQSKGNLSKQFRDEYGFLMPDKLTDGIYVTACAKKPQDVSSSLKDATGVSLKAIQN
- a CDS encoding FAD-dependent oxidoreductase, coding for MEKKIGLYICSGCEIGNSIDISLLEKVGLEYKVHLCKSHPKLCQKEAGQMISQNIDAEKLDGLVVAACSPRVFTKEFAFEILTERVNIRELVVWSHEANDEDTSMLAEDALRMSFAKIKAILSPTPFIPENLSSDILVIGGGISGITAAIEGAKAGYKITLVEKEAELGGWSNHLHKQLPLHSPFDYLEAPVINQKIKDLKTQDNVDFLTSSCIKEISGQPGEFEVIIDQEGKEIHKKVASVVMATGWKPYDANNLGELGFGKSEDIITNLEFEKMAKAGKIVKPSDGEIPKQILFIQCAGSRDEKHLSYCSNYCCGTSLKQAQYIREYSKDTSVFVVYKDIRTPGKFEEFYKKAQNDDQIFLTKGEIENVTVDEDKIIVDVNKTLLGDDIQLEVDLVVLAVGMTPNNTEDLNLKYRLGKGLPELKYDFADSHFICFPYESRRTGIYAAGSLRSPMDIASSIDDAQGAMLKAIQCAEATKRGEAVHPRSGDQSHPEIYFSRCTDCKRCTEECPFGSYDENEKGTPIPNPTRCRRCGICMGACPERVISFEDFNINAVSEMIKAVEVPDEFEEKPRILAFVCENDAYPAFDMAGQKRLKYSPYVRIIPVRCLGSVNKIWISDALSKGYDGILQIGCKPGDNYQCHFIHGSELTEKRGENFQEVLEKMMLESERIRTEFLEINEYDKIPQIINDYMEEIELIGPNPFKDM
- a CDS encoding four helix bundle protein — protein: MSYRNLEIWKLARKNVIDIHKMTLTKLPKFEMFEEGSQIRRSSKSVRSKIVEGYGRRKYTGDYLRFLTYSISSNDETIDHLETLLETESLKDEALYKEIWNNIDHLGKMLNRFIQSIENAK